In a single window of the Manis javanica isolate MJ-LG chromosome 16, MJ_LKY, whole genome shotgun sequence genome:
- the PFDN6 gene encoding prefoldin subunit 6 has product MAELIQKKLQGEVEKYQQLQKDLSKSMSGRQKLEAQLTENNIVKEELALLDGSNVVFKLLGPVLVKQELGEARATVGKRLDYITAEIKRYESQLRDLERQSEQQRETLAQLQQEFQRAQAAKAGAPGKA; this is encoded by the exons ATGGCTGAGCTGATCCAGAAGAAGCTACAGGGAGAGGTGGAGAAATATCAACAGCTACAGAAAG ATCTGAGTAAATCCATGTCAGGGCGGCAGAAGCTTGAAGCACAACTAACAGAAAATAATATCGTGAAGGAG GAATTGGCCCTGCTGGATGGGTCCAACGTGGTGTTTAAACTCTTGGGTCCTGTGCTGGTCAAACAGGAGCTGGGAGAGGCTCGGGCCACAGTGGGGAAGAGGTTGGACTATATCACAGCTGAAAT TAAGCGGTATGAATCCCAGCTCCGGGACCTCGAGCGGCAGTCAGAGCAACAGAGGGAGACCCTTGCTCAGCTGCAGCAGGAGTTTCAGCGGGCCCAGGCGGCAAAGGCGGGGGCTCCTGGGAAGGCCTGA
- the WDR46 gene encoding WD repeat-containing protein 46: protein MVAGVCEMETAPKLGRDLPPEKNKLQVKRKKPRRYWEQETTPTAAGASPGPPRNEKRNRKLRLQRTKNTHNLKKSRLSKKPQAPKKSRERRNPEPQRSLSGAQDPFPGPAPARVEVAHKFCRIDRSKKLPHSKSKTQKRLEVAEAEEEVVSVKAAGSELLLAEEPGFLEGEDGENTAKILQADIMEAVDIASAAKYFDLNLRQFGPYRLNYSRTGRHLAFGGRRGHVAALDWVTKKLMCEINVMEAVRDIRFLHSEALLAVAQNRWLHIYDNQGIELHCIRRCDRITRLEFLPFHFLLATASETGFLTYLDVSVGKIVAALNARAGRLDVMTQNPYNAVIHLGHSNGTVSLWSPAMKEPLAKILCHRGGVRAVAVDSTGMHMATSGLDHQLKVFDLRGTFQPLSARTLPQGAGHLAFSQRGLLAAGVGDVVNIWGGQGKASPPSLEQPYLTHRLSGHLHGLQFCPFEDVLGIGHNGGITSMLVPGAAEPNFDGLESNPYRSRKQRQEWEVKALLEKVPAELICLDPRALAEVDVISLEQEKKERIERLGYDPEAKSPFQPKPKQKGRSSTASLVKRKRKVMDEEHRNKVRQSLEQQPLKQKAKPVGVWPSALDRFVH, encoded by the exons ATGGTCGCTGGCGTCTGCGAGATGGAGACAGCCCCCAAGCTGGGCAGGGACCTCCCACCCGAGAAGAACAAACTTCAGGTTAAGAGGAAG AAACCACGGCGATACTGGGAGCAAGAGACCACTCCGACCGCTGCCGGAGCCTCTCCTGGGCCCCCTCGTAACGAGAAGAGGAATAGGAAGCTCCGCCtccagaggacaaagaacacTCATAACCTAAAGAAGTCTCGGCTCTCTAAGAAGCCCCAGGCCCCGAAGAAATCCCGAGAACGGAGAAATCCAGAGCCTCAGCGGAGCTTGTCCGGG GCCCAAGACCCATttccaggccccgcccccgcccgtgTGGAGGTGGCTCACAAGTTTTGTCGCATTGACAGATCCAAAAAG CTGCCGCATTCCAAGTCCAAAACCCAAAAACGACTTGAGGTGGCTGAAGCTGAGGAAGAAGTAGTAAGTGTCAAAGCTGCTGGTTCTGAGCTACTGCTTGCTGAGGAACCTGG GTTTCTGGAAGGGGAGGATGGGGAAAACACGGCAAAAATACTCCAGGCTGACATCATGGAGGCTGTGGACATTGCAAGCGCAGCCAAG TACTTTGACTTGAACTTGAGGCAGTTTGGACCCTACAGACTGAATTACTCTCGCACTGGGAG ACACCTGGCTTTTGGAGGGCGCCGGGGTCATGTGGCTGCCCTTGACTGGGTGACAAAGAAGCTCATGTGTGAGATCAATGTCATGGAGGCAGTGCGGGACATCCG GTTTCTGCACTCGGAGGCACTGCTTGCTGTTGCTCAGAACCGCTGGCTTCACATCTACGATAACCAGGGCATTGAGCTCCACTGCATTCGCCGCTGTGATCGCATCACGCGACTTGAGTTCCTACCTTTCCACTTCCTCCTGGCCACAGCT TCAGAGACAGGGTTCCTGACCTACCTGGACGTGTCAGTGGGAAAGATTGTGGCAGCTCTGAATGCTCGGGCTGGACGGCTGGATGTCATGACTCAGAACCCTTACAATGCTGTCATCCATCTTGGACACAGCAATG GTACTGTATCCTTATGGAGTCCAGCCATGAAGGAGCCACTGGCAAAGATTCTCTGTCATCGTGGTGGTGTCCGGGCTGTGGCAGTGGATTCTACAGGCAT GCACATGGCCACCTCTGGCCTGGATCACCAGCTGAAGGTTTTTGACTTGCGAGGGACGTTCCAGCCTCTGAGTGCTCGGACCCTGCCCCAGGGAGCAGGGCACCTGGCCTTCTCCCAGAGGGGACTGCTGGCTGCGGGAGTGGGTGACGTGGTCAACATATGGGGAGGGCAGGGCAAAGCCAGCCCACCCTCCCTGGAGCAACCATACCTCACGCACCGACTCTCAGGCCATTTGCATGGCCTTCAGTTCTGCCCTTTTGAAGATGTGTTGGGGATAGGACACAATGGGGGCATCACCAGCATGCTGGTCCCTG GGGCTGCTGAGCCCAACTTTGATGGCCTGGAGAGCAACCCATATAGGAGCCGGAAGCAGCGTCAGGAGTGGGAGGTGAAGGCCCTGCTGGAGAAG GTGCCTGCGGAGCTCATTTGTCTGGATCCCCGAGCCCTGGCAGAGGTTGATGTCATCTCTTTGGAGCAGGAAAAGAAGGAGCGGATAGAGAGGCTG GGCTATGACCCCGAGGCCAAGTCTCCCTTCCAACCAAAGCCAAAGCAGAAGGGCCGCAGCTCAACAGCAAGCCtagtgaagaggaagaggaaggtcaTGGATGAGGAACACCGG AACAAAGTCCGGCAGAGTCTGGAGCAGCAGCCACTGAAGCAAAAGGCCAAGCCCGTGGGGGTCTGGCCGTCTGCCCTGGACAGATTTGTGCACTGA
- the B3GALT4 gene encoding beta-1,3-galactosyltransferase 4 produces the protein MHLSLFRRLLLAALLLVIVWTLFGPSGIGEELLSLSLASLLPARALLGPPLALPHLLIPNEEACGGPGAPPFLLILVCTAPDNLIQRNAIRASWGGLRKARGLRVQTLFLLGEPSTVPTQDSHENDLAQESATQGDILQAAFLDSYRNLTLKTLSGLNWVDRHCPMARYVLKTDDDVFVNVPELVSELVRRGGRWEQWERGLQPQRVAEVRDEEWEGGPTSGSQQVPLLYLGRVHWRVYPSRTPGGKHQVSEEQWPPTWGPFPPYASGTGYVLSASAVQLILKVASQAPPLPLEDVFVGVSARRGGLTPTHCVKLAGATHFPLDRCCYGKFLLTSHRLDPWKMQEAWKLVGGSDGERTAPFCSWLQGVLGILRCRIIAWLHS, from the coding sequence ATGCACCTCAGCCTCTTCCGGCGCCTTCTCCTTGCCGCCTTGCTGCTGGTGATAGTCTGGACTCTCTTCGGGCCCTCGGGTATCGGGGAGGAGCTGCTGAGCCTCTCGCTAgcctccctgctcccagcccGGGCCTTGCTGGGgccgcccctggccctgccccacctCTTGATCCCCAATGAGGAGGCGTGCGGTGGTCCTGGAGCCCCTCCGTTCCTGCTCATCCTGGTGTGCACGGCCCCGGACAACCTGATCCAAAGAAATGCCATTCGGGCCTcgtggggagggctgcgcaaggCCCGAGGGCTCAGGGTGCAGACTCTCTTTCTGCTGGGAGAGCCAAGCACGGTTCCCACCCAGGATTCTCATGAGAACGACCTAGCACAGGAGTCAGCGACCCAGGGGGACATCTTGCAGGCGGCCTTCCTGGACTCCTACCGCAACCTGACCCTCAAAACCCTCAGTGGGCTTAACTGGGTCGACAGACATTGCCCCATGGCCCGCTACGTCCTCAAGACCGATGACGACGTGTTTGTCAACGTTCCTGAGCTGGTATCAGAGCTGGTCCGGCGAGGGGGCCGCTGGGAACAATGGGAGAGAGGGTTGCAGCCCCAGAGAGTGGCTGAGGTTAGGGATGAAGAGTGGGAAGGCGGCCCCACCTCAGGGAGCCAGCAAGTGCCTCTTTTGTACCTGGGCCGTGTGCACTGGCGGGTGTACCCCTCTCGGACGCCAGGGGGCAAGCACCAGGTATCAGAGGAGCAGTGGCCCCCTACTTGGGGCCCCTTCCCACCCTATGCCTCTGGCACAGGGTATGTGCTGTCAGCTTCTGCTGTGCAGCTCATTCTGAAAGTGGCTAGCCAGGCACCCCCTCTGCCACTGGAGGATGTCTTTGTGGGGGTAAGTGCCCGACGAGGAGGCCTCACCCCAACCCACTGTGTCAAGCTGGCGGGTGCCACCCACTTCCCCCTGGACCGGTGCTGCTATGGGAAATTCCTGTTGACATCCCACAGGTTGGACCCCTGGAAGATGCAGGAAGCCTGGAAGCTGGTGGGTGGCTCTGATGGGGAAAGGACTGCACCCTTCTGCTCCTGGCTCCAAGGAGTCCTGGGCATCCTGCGGTGTCGGATAATAGCTTGGCTTCACAGCTGA